The Glycine soja cultivar W05 chromosome 4, ASM419377v2, whole genome shotgun sequence genomic sequence CAAAGATTGCAAGGTGATTCCATAAGGAGAGTCTTGTGCACAACTCAAGGTCTTGATCCTTGATAAAGATGCAAATCCAAGAATCAAGTGGTATCAGCTCATGAGTGATAACATTTGACTTTTAAGAAGAAATTATTGGAGGAAGgcaattaaaaatcacaaggtAGTGTCAccctcatcggagataagatgTTTAAAAAGGTTAGAAAGgttgtttatataattttaggGGAATCAAAAGGTTTTGAACTGAGAAATAGAGAATcttggtggtggaatgaaaatgatCAAGAAAAGGTAAGAAACAAAAAGGAGTGTTTTAAGGCATTACTCGAGCGCAATAATGTTGAAAAATTGGCAAGGTATTGAAAAGCTAGATATGAGACAAGGAAAACTATGAGTGAGCCACGATACAaagtttttgaattttattgagattgagttTGAGGATGGTGAACTTAAGATATATGTGTGCCAAACATAGAGAAAGGAAATCAATAGAATGGgaccaaataacaaaattaaatctgAAGAAACAAAAGTAGTGGTTATAgatcaaaatatcaaaaagagaAGCTGTGAAACTTAGTAACAAGAGTTGTGAAAGTGAGGCTGGAGCTTAAAGACCACTACACTATCTAGCCAAAACTTCAATCAAAAGAGAAGCGGGAGCTTCAAGGCTACATAGAGCATTAAGGTTACAGACTCAAATAAACCCAAAATATACCTACTCTTACACTATAAAGAGTGATAAACTGAATGGATTTACTTTTCACTTTAAAACAATTTACAACCCTTACCTCGTTTGTGCAGTTAAATCAGAGTTCTTTGAACTAGCCATGTCATCATCATGATCCGAATCAAAATCTTCACCACTCCATATACGACGTTTTGGCCTTACATCCATGTCCTCCTCTTCCTGAAACCATTTactgaataaaatcaaataaaaagaggaaaactgAAGAGCAACAATATGTGCAACTAGTTAGAGTAACAACCTCTTCTGGAACTTCGATGACCGATGGTGTTGTTTGAAAAGGTGCACTGGGTGCATGGGGAAGCCTGGAAAGTTGTTCCAGTAATGTATTCCTggaaaatcaattaaaacaatccattttaatcaaatttagcTTCAAGAAAATCCTAGCAATTATACTGGATGTTTGAGTAACAAATAACTAGATGAGAAAGAACAGAAAACATTTGATAAACATTCAACTGTTACCGCACACATCAAGCTAATACTTTAACATGACAGAATAGAATTCCCTTTTTTGGTCTCTAGGGTGATATCATTTACCAGCTAGGTAGGGGGATTTGAAGCTGGCTCCCCAACCATTGGCGGGAAGGTAGGTTATCAGTTATCAATTTGACTATTGCTGAAGTGGCAGTAAACTACTTCTATAACATACTTTGCATATATATTGTAATCTGGAGTAGGAAAGCTCCATGTCAGGTCTGCTGGTAGACATGAAAAGGCATTTGGGTATAGATCATAATCAAAATTGTAAGTTGTAACCACTTCCCAGTGTAAGCCAACCCCCCACCAACACAAACACCCAGAGAGACTTATATGGGCACTATATGCATGACAGCATGAGAAATCGGAAGCTCTAATCCTGCTAAGGTTCAGTCCCTGTCCCCTGGCCTCAGGCACATAGGAGAGAAAACGTGCTATGGTGGCTTTAGATATTTGACATCTAGAACAAATACAATACATGTTTTCAATTCAAACCAACCCAACAGGAAGGGCCATCTTCCAAGTCAAAATTATAGCTTGTTCAGGCATATGCAATTATTAAGAAGATTCTAAAAAGTCAAAGCATCGTATTTGCAGAAAGGATGTGACTTAGCTTCAGAAAAAATATAGTGCATCTGACTAATTAGATTTacaagtattaattaattattcatggCCAATATGTTTTCCTCAATCATGATGAAAAAAGAATTGAAATCAGAATCATCAATTGTGATGCACAAGAAAAGGCAGCTAATGTAAACTCACCGAATTTTTTCCAGATCCCTGGGTGTGTTTAGGTTTTCCATTGTGGATGGCTCAACATGAAGATTATAGTCCGGGCcaaaatattcataatattcATTGTAAGGCAACTTAGGACTAGGCTCCACTCCTACTGCCACTGCAGTCTAAAACAAAGAAAGTGCAAAATAGTAATCAATAACATTATTAGGTCATAACCAAAGTACATTTACATTCCCGTCCAAGTAGGTAAAGAAAGGGACCTCATAACACCAACAACGAGCAACATTGCGAACCGTATATCCTCCCCCACCCAAGACCATTAGAGGGACATTGAATGATCTAAGGAAACGAAGGCAATCTGCATGGCCCTTCACAGTCAAGTTGAAGCAACCCAACCGATCACCAGACAACGAGTCAGCTCCACATTGAAGAACAACTGCATCCGGTTGATAAACATCCATGACTTTTTGAATGATGGGGCGAAACAGACCACGGAAAGTCTCATCATCCAATCCATCATTGAGTGGGACGTTTAGAGAATAATTCTTTCCAGCACCCACCCCAATGTCTTTAATGTGCCCAGTTCCTGGGAAAAAATCCCCAAACTTATGAAATGACACTGTCATCACCCTATCAGTAGTGTAAAATGCCTCCTCAACGCCATCTCCATGGTGAACATCAATATCAATATACAGCACACGCTGACCATCATCAAAGAAAGCATAGTGTGAACAATGAAATCGGAAAAGGAACAaaggaaatttaatttaaataaaattaacaaaacaaacacatatATAACAAGTATCAGAGAAGCAGCTTTTGTATAAGTAAAaccataattttgattttcacaTGCAGAAGAactacagaagaaaaaaaaacggaTAAAATAGGTTTATAGTCCCTCAATATCTGCAAATTCAGTTTTAGTCCCTACATTTACTAAAAGTGATTAGCGTTTGTATGAGTGTTaagcaaaattgattttgaagtgattgtgattgtttattttaaaagtagtaAAACTtgctataaatttttttatctaatacaGAAGCTACTAAAGTTGTTTCATCACAAAATCAAATTCCGGACCAAGAATCAATTCTTCAATGTAATAAAACCAAACATGTGAAAATTCACCTAAAATCACGCTAACTAGTGTTCAACATGATCCTAGATAATCTAACATGAAACCAAACACGCACCTAGAGTCTCTTAATGTACCAAAACGGTGTTTCTTTGGGAACTAGGGGTGTTCATGGATTGCATTGGTACGAGTTCAGGGTAAAATTAAATCCAAACCAATCATATGATGCGGGCACACATTCTAATGCACGTTTTGTGAGAAGTAGGAATTCggagtttttttattcaacggCCGTTTGGGGGTCTCCCAACGGTAAACCAAATACGCACATCGTCATTGGTTTGCAGTgtaaacagaaaagaaaaagggaaaaaaataccCTATGAACTTTGAGAAGTTCTAGAATGCCGAGAACAATGTCGTTAACATAGCAAAACCCGGAGGCCTCGGCCTTCTTGGCGTGGTGCAGGCCGCCGGCCCAATTGATGGCGACGTCGGCGTCTTCGCGGTTGAGGCGGACGGCGGCGCCGATGGAGCCGCCGGCGGAGGCGCGGCAGAAGTCGAAGAGGCCGTCGAAGACGGGGCAGTCCTCGCCGACGTTGAAGCGCTTGAGCTGACGGTAGTGGGAGTGGGAATTCTCGGAGAGGATTTGCGGCGAGACGGTGGAGAGGAAGTCGACGTAGTCGTCGGCGTGGAAGCGGCCGATGTCGGCCTCCGCCGCGGGGAAGGGGCGGTTGACCTGCATGCGGCGGTGGAGGCCGTAGTGAACGATGAGGTTGTGGGCCATGCGAATGCGGTGAGGCTTCATCGGGTGCCCTTGCCCGTAGTAGTAGTCGCCGATGCACGGCTCGTAGAAGTACGTTACTCTCCGCTTCTTCGCGTCCGTGCCCACCGAGGGCAACGAAACGCCACTCTCTGTCTCCGCTCTCTCCCCTCTCGCCATAACACTCCAAACCCTTCTTTCTCCCTCTGCTTCTTCTCACTTCCTCTCTACACAATCCACACTGAACTTTCAAATTTATAAGGCACGCATCCTTTCGTTATTTCTATCATTCCTCAACTATCTCTCAAATCTAGTTAAttgaactaaaatttataaaattatcaaaatgtcctccaattttgcaaattatgacattttaattcttatcttTATCAGTTCAAAGATTAAAATAGTTGTATatgatagtattttttaattatgctaTAAACTTGAAGTATTTATCAGTTTtatttaagattaaattttattgagtaatttaattaatcatttctaatatgatttttttcccataccacattttttattaacatgtaGGGATAGAAATAGGTTGAATATTCAACAAGAATTTATGGTCTAACCTACATTAGGTTCGAGTTAGAATGGATCGGgccaaactttaaaaaaaaaaaaattcttggcATGAACAATAAGTATTTTTCATTGGAGACAATTGTGTTGAATTGGATAAGATTACTATGGGTAGTACAACTCTCCCTCCAAATATATAACACAATTACATAATTAGAACTCAAATTCAAGATCTTTGTTTAATCATCATGCATTACAATTGTAGCAATTTCATTTAGGCATGCAAGGTGCTCAATGAAATGGAGGTTAGAAATTTATACACTTAAAACAATATGCTTTATGGGTATGCTAAATTGGGCATGATAAAGCAAGTTAGGAGCTTCTTCTATCAATCGCCTCATGCAAATTATGTATCCTAAAATTCAAGGATTGTTAGGTATGTATACAATGCTAAAAATTATCGAGACTTTGAGATTTTATGGATAATAAATGAGTTTAGCCTTGCCAATGTTCTAATTGTTTTTGTAAAGttgaaataatttgaattttgtagGCAAGTTTAGGGGTAGGTTTTACTTGTCAAGTTCTCATCCAATGTGGTTATACCTATCTAAATAGTGAATGCTTATGTCAAGGGTGAAAATATGAAAGATGCAAGGAGATTATCTAAGGACATGTCACGGAGGGGAGAAGACATAAGAaggaggaagagaaaaaaaatgaagagaggaaaaaataaacaaggaaGAGACAACAGACTCAATTGTCAAAAATTTCCTATTTGACAATAGTTGTCAAAAATTGTCCCTTCGACGGTAGTGTGTGGTGGAAGCATGTtcaatttcatataatttacACCAACTTTACACTACCAAAGTTATTAGTGGTGTTAGAACACCAAAGGTTAACAAAGTTGCTTGACAACCGATGGTAgggactaaaacataaaataaaaaaatgcttgTATAGGAGACAAAATCTTAAGTTTCTatatataaggattaaaatgcAAAGCTTAAACAAGTGTAGGGACAAAAAAGTAATTAAGCCCTAAgaacattatttatttgttagtaactaagtattttttttatttaatatttagtttttcCTATATTTATCATTGCATATCTCGCTAATTTTTTAcctaaaatatgattaaaaattatacaataagcAAGGTTAAATTAAGTCACTTCATAAGATTAAAATGAAtgtaaaggaaaaatgaaaaaaaaagtataggaaaaaaattacGCTTGATTGCACTATTGATCTCTCGGGTAAAGGTACAATTTTGGTCCCCAAGTTTCAATTGTGTAAATTAGGACGTTCAggtatcataaattttcaattttggtcCCTTCATCagtctttcataaaaaaatagatagattTTGCTGACATAATACTACATGATAACATGTTAATGGTGTGACAGTTGATGCATTGCATTACACATATGCTAATGATGCTTAATTAAACTTTTAGTTTCTCATGTATCACAATTTTGATGGACCAAAATTGTAATGTTATGTCAACATATGTGTCAGGTAACATGTTAACTTGCACATCATCCTCCAATGTCatgttattaaaatatgttaaaaatttaagaGCAAATTGCATTGGCCTCCTCTCTATTTAGAACTTATTACATTCACACCCCCTCCattcaaataaatttcttttgcCTCCCTCAAACCACTATCGTTTCTACGATGTTAAGTTGtatgaaaaatatcaaaataacccTTATGACTTAGTCCGAATCTCATTAGCCCAAGCACTCATATTTGTTCTCTCAAAATAGAAATCCCAAATCTATTAGGGTTTCTAAAAAAAGGAGTTCAAGTTTGAAACAATCATGTTGTTGGTCTCTCAAGGGAGTATTGTTGGGCGCTGCTGTATTTTAGCGTCATCAATTTGTATTGTTGGCAGAGGGGTTTGGTTGGTGAGCAGTTTGTATTCTTTGTCACTAGATCCTCCTCCATCGCACTCCCTTGTCGTTATTGGCTTCTCATTCTTCATTGCCAAAATATGATGTTGTCGACAACGTAACCTTAGCCCCATGATTATCGTCTCTAGCTTCTTCGACTCAAACATCGTCGCTAATGTTTCTCCTTCTCATAGTTCCTCATTGATGCCATGACCTCCCTTTGATGGATAAAAAATGCAAAAGCAATTATAGGTGTGAGTTGAACGATTCCCTTCTTCAACAACTTTGACTGTTGGGTTCATTTGTACAAATATTACtcattttgttaatttgttttggGCTTTGTAACAACAATTGATATGGAGCTTTAATTTGTTGGTTAATGAAGTTCAACAATTGACCTAGACAAGGGTCCCTTTGAATTGCCCATTTGATTTGGAGATGTTTGAATTTTTAGTGCTTAGGTTTATgttttcaatgttttttattttatattcatcttGTTATTGCCAAGAACAAACAACTAAAGTTTCTATGTTTTCCACTATTAAAGTTTCCTATCTATCAGTGATGCATCGAAATTCTTGAATATTAAATTCCATGTGATTCAAGGCTACATCCGAAGTAAGGCTACAAGTGTCTAGTTATTCagaaagaggaaaaggaaaaaaaataaaactacaaaTTCAATCTCCATGTACAAAATCAAGAAACAGAGatcttttaaaaactgaaaatatgGTTCAATTGAGAGAAGGTGAAAATGAGTCTGTTTTGATTAATGTTTGATATGATTACACTAGTTGCTAAATGAGGCAAGTCAGTATTGAATGGTGGTTGTTGAATGGAGGGTGGAAGAAAAgggtaaaattgtttttaaattccATTAAAGAAGCATGTGCAGTTCACATGATGAATTTTTGTTAATAGAATCTAAACTATAGCGATGCAGGGGATGCCATTGCAACAGAGTTGCAAAAGTTAAGGGTAGCAGTGGGTATACAAACCCAGATCTGCAAACCAGTCTATTCAGCTTGCAAACCGCATAGATAATGAACCTATTTGTTAAAAGTTCATATGGCCATAGGCAAATTTAGGCTCAGAGTATGAAACCCCCAGACTTGCAGACTTAATCTATGGGTTCACAGACTAACCTGATAAACTGAACACATAAtggttgttgttgtgtgttttgggTGATTAAGAGAAACAACACAACTCAATCTTAAACCCCAACTTAGTAACTTACAACTCATAATCTCAAGCCCTTCTTCCTCACATTGCCTCTCCTTCAAGGTCACGTCATTGCGCATTTCTCCGATAGTCGCAATCCAGTCTAGCCACCATCGTGTAGTGTTTATGCCTCTCTTGCAGTTATAGTCGCACTCAAATGCTTCTTCAATTGTTCCTTGCATTGCCTCACCCCTCTTTCAAGGTCATGTCATCGTGCCTTTCTCTGGTCATCACACTCCAGTTCGACCACCGTCGTGCAATGTTCGTACTTTTCTTGCAGTTACAACTCTACCCAGGTCGCACCACCTCCGTCCATATCTCCTGTCATTGTTGTGCTACCGTCACCACACTGTTGTCACTCCACCGTGgcttgtttttgttcttgtgaTCGTGATCATAAGTGAACAGATAAtagattttgtgtgtgtttctttTTCAGATTACTATTTAAGCCCACAAACCAGTCCGCTTAACAACAAACTTTGATAGATCAAATACAAACCTAGAAAAAAAGATCATTTATCTCAAAGACCAAACTTATTCGGTCGGTCTAAAACACGGACATCAAAGATCGGGCCTCAAACAAGCTAGGCTGGTTTGTACACCCACCCCTAGTTACGGGGTTTTATGTAAGGGTAATTTAAATAGTGGGTGTCGGTGTGATAAACACTAATCTGATAGGGTGATTGCAATTTGCTCTAAATTTAATAGAAGACTATTAAATAGacaaaaatcacacaattgtgATACTTGGAGGACCTAATTTTCTCAATTAAAACCTAATGGACCAAATATGTGTCAAGTAAAATGTTAAATGTCTCATCATCACCCAATGTCATGTCATTAAAACATGCTAAAAATTTAACAGAAGACTGACAAATGGACCAAAATCACACAATTATGATACTTGGAGGACCCATTTCGCAATTAAAACcttagggaccaaaatcacaaaattcca encodes the following:
- the LOC114409862 gene encoding histone deacetylase 6-like isoform X2, whose protein sequence is MARGERAETESGVSLPSVGTDAKKRRVTYFYEPCIGDYYYGQGHPMKPHRIRMAHNLIVHYGLHRRMQVNRPFPAAEADIGRFHADDYVDFLSTVSPQILSENSHSHYRQLKRFNVGEDCPVFDGLFDFCRASAGGSIGAAVRLNREDADVAINWAGGLHHAKKAEASGFCYVNDIVLGILELLKVHRRVLYIDIDVHHGDGVEEAFYTTDRVMTVSFHKFGDFFPGTGHIKDIGVGAGKNYSLNVPLNDGLDDETFRGLFRPIIQKVMDVYQPDAVVLQCGADSLSGDRLGCFNLTVKGHADCLRFLRSFNVPLMVLGGGGYTVRNVARCWCYETAVAVGVEPSPKLPYNEYYEYFGPDYNLHVEPSTMENLNTPRDLEKIRNTLLEQLSRLPHAPSAPFQTTPSVIEVPEEEEEDMDVRPKRRIWSGEDFDSDHDDDMASSKNSDLTAQTRSVADDMDEDKD
- the LOC114409862 gene encoding histone deacetylase 6-like isoform X1, with protein sequence MARGERAETESGVSLPSVGTDAKKRRVTYFYEPCIGDYYYGQGHPMKPHRIRMAHNLIVHYGLHRRMQVNRPFPAAEADIGRFHADDYVDFLSTVSPQILSENSHSHYRQLKRFNVGEDCPVFDGLFDFCRASAGGSIGAAVRLNREDADVAINWAGGLHHAKKAEASGFCYVNDIVLGILELLKVHRRVLYIDIDVHHGDGVEEAFYTTDRVMTVSFHKFGDFFPGTGHIKDIGVGAGKNYSLNVPLNDGLDDETFRGLFRPIIQKVMDVYQPDAVVLQCGADSLSGDRLGCFNLTVKGHADCLRFLRSFNVPLMVLGGGGYTVRNVARCWCYETAVAVGVEPSPKLPYNEYYEYFGPDYNLHVEPSTMENLNTPRDLEKIRNTLLEQLSRLPHAPSAPFQTTPSVIEVPEEEEEDMDVRPKRRIWSGEDFDSDHDDDMASSKNSDLTAQTSRSVADDMDEDKD